A genomic region of Candidatus Hydrogenedentota bacterium contains the following coding sequences:
- a CDS encoding tetratricopeptide repeat protein, giving the protein MKQHLLVWLAALIAVALASVVYISRQTTARTSDALASPAAAVDQALALLEVDPNALRVATQRAIRAASVLAEGGSVPGAKGAFLLGYQYMREHNFHAAEGQFKKAIALDPAWSWPYANLGNLLGLHSFGRTAEAMDVLQKSVSLDPEWGRPYGIMAVILRAEGKFDEALVQAELALKYMPENISPLNNYANLLVDLKRFDEAEVYYRRAIESFPEHPKPYYNLACLYALVGRKAESLDNLQEAFRRSDVLRYEAVDDADLANLRGDPLFESLVHRDRAGDRPSGHDAGLDWE; this is encoded by the coding sequence ATGAAGCAACATCTACTGGTATGGCTGGCCGCGCTGATTGCGGTGGCGCTGGCGTCCGTCGTGTATATTTCGCGGCAGACGACCGCGCGCACGTCCGATGCACTTGCGAGCCCGGCGGCGGCGGTGGATCAGGCGCTGGCGCTGCTGGAGGTGGATCCCAATGCGCTCCGGGTGGCGACGCAGCGCGCTATCCGTGCGGCGTCGGTACTCGCGGAGGGGGGATCCGTCCCGGGGGCGAAGGGGGCCTTCTTGTTGGGGTACCAGTATATGCGCGAGCACAACTTCCACGCGGCGGAGGGGCAGTTCAAGAAGGCGATCGCGCTTGATCCGGCGTGGAGCTGGCCCTACGCCAATTTGGGGAACCTTCTGGGGCTCCACAGTTTCGGGCGGACGGCCGAGGCGATGGACGTGCTTCAGAAGAGCGTTTCGCTCGACCCCGAATGGGGGCGGCCCTACGGGATTATGGCGGTAATATTGCGCGCGGAGGGGAAGTTCGACGAGGCGCTGGTGCAGGCGGAGCTTGCGCTGAAGTACATGCCGGAGAATATCTCCCCGCTGAACAACTACGCGAATCTGTTGGTCGACCTGAAGCGCTTTGACGAGGCGGAGGTGTATTACCGCCGCGCGATCGAGAGCTTTCCCGAGCATCCGAAGCCCTATTACAACCTCGCGTGCCTTTACGCGCTCGTGGGCCGCAAGGCGGAATCGCTGGACAACCTCCAGGAGGCCTTCCGCCGTTCCGACGTGCTCCGCTACGAGGCCGTGGACGACGCCGATCTCGCCAACCTCCGGGGGGACCCGCTTTTCGAGTCCCTTGTCCACCGCGACCGCGCCGGCGACCGTCCGTCCGGCCACGACGCCGGGTTGGATTGGGAATAG
- a CDS encoding PDZ domain-containing protein, which yields MSQRITKRWIAGGAALALALSGCETLPAPGAQAAYEAYRNEGVRPAFNVGFNYNDGLVVDNAFVASQYYEGTARAGRAEVAFQAGLKEQAGALAVEIEQHLAHVEQALGRDYPLPVRAYLLRRDRMPGTIAGSFQKTSEVFQFPLFAVDGEESFETIRSTNPFYPYMFVHELTKLSLVDPARPPLVLADQRSNPLVKIEYNTRWFREGLANYAEYLVYERLRARAEAEGDPLALSPFESSHVYQKPLSALAALGPAVLDWPAFGETARDPDYFNASLGLFLLVEDQFGEGAVRRVLDELETAEYVDGTVIETAFNRALNTDIRRLATDFALPAPGAETSTLTPATAKNYGLRAGSGLYVNNVAEGGLAKAAGLQRGDVIVQINRRPVANTLDAELAMLEAKRHGNVYFTIDRMGERQTLGTRFNVPAAPGTGQSGVGPGLVTGDVLGFSGTE from the coding sequence ATGAGTCAACGAATCACCAAACGCTGGATTGCGGGGGGCGCGGCCCTGGCCTTGGCCCTTTCGGGCTGTGAAACCCTGCCGGCCCCCGGCGCGCAGGCGGCGTACGAGGCGTACCGAAACGAAGGGGTCCGGCCGGCGTTCAACGTGGGTTTTAACTACAACGACGGTCTGGTCGTCGACAACGCGTTTGTGGCGTCCCAGTACTACGAGGGAACGGCCCGGGCGGGCCGGGCGGAGGTGGCGTTTCAGGCGGGTCTGAAGGAGCAGGCGGGGGCGCTCGCCGTGGAGATCGAGCAGCACCTTGCGCATGTCGAGCAGGCGCTCGGGCGCGACTATCCGCTGCCGGTGCGCGCGTATCTCCTCCGGCGCGATCGTATGCCGGGGACGATTGCGGGGAGCTTCCAGAAGACCAGCGAGGTCTTCCAGTTTCCCCTGTTCGCGGTGGACGGGGAGGAGTCCTTTGAGACGATCCGGTCGACGAATCCATTCTACCCGTACATGTTTGTGCACGAGCTCACGAAGCTGAGCCTGGTCGACCCGGCGCGCCCGCCGCTGGTGCTGGCGGATCAGAGAAGCAATCCGCTGGTGAAGATCGAGTACAACACGCGCTGGTTCCGGGAGGGGCTCGCGAACTACGCCGAGTATCTCGTGTATGAGCGCTTGCGCGCCCGCGCCGAAGCCGAGGGCGACCCGCTGGCCCTCTCGCCGTTTGAATCGTCCCACGTGTACCAGAAACCCCTCAGCGCGCTGGCGGCGCTTGGGCCCGCGGTGCTCGACTGGCCGGCCTTCGGCGAAACCGCCCGGGATCCCGATTACTTCAACGCGAGCCTGGGGCTGTTCCTGCTGGTTGAGGACCAGTTTGGCGAGGGGGCGGTGCGCCGGGTGCTGGATGAGCTGGAGACGGCCGAGTACGTGGATGGGACGGTAATCGAGACGGCGTTCAACCGGGCGCTGAACACGGACATCCGCCGGCTCGCCACCGACTTCGCGCTGCCCGCGCCGGGCGCCGAAACCAGCACGCTGACGCCGGCCACCGCGAAGAACTATGGCCTGCGCGCCGGCAGCGGGCTCTACGTGAACAATGTTGCCGAGGGGGGCCTCGCGAAGGCGGCGGGGCTCCAGCGCGGGGACGTTATCGTCCAGATCAACCGCCGTCCGGTCGCCAATACGCTTGACGCGGAACTCGCGATGCTGGAGGCGAAACGTCACGGAAACGTGTATTTCACGATTGACCGGATGGGCGAGCGGCAGACGCTGGGCACGCGCTTTAACGTGCCGGCGGCGCCGGGAACGGGGCAGAGCGGCGTCGGGCCCGGCCTCGTCACCGGCGATGTTCTGGGGTTCAGCGGCACGGAGTAA
- the hisS gene encoding histidine--tRNA ligase, with protein sequence MAGKTPLVKAQTLKGFQDFLPAGAMMRAGAMRRIEAIFQQYGFSPVETPALEYLDVLLGAGGEETNKELFRLESPEGEPIALRFDLTVPFARLLAQYPDQIKAPFRRYAMGPVWRADKPGPGRFRQFTQVDIDAAGAATVAVDAEIIAVMCAVMDALGAPEYLVLINNRKLIDALLEDCGIVESGRQKHVLRVIDKLGKVGVENVRLELGGGRIDDSGDPIPGVQLPPETIERILGFVAIGGNTRAAVVAGMRAALSGSALATEGLAEMEELAESLDALGVADAHTRFDPSLARGLDYYTGPVFEMILPGAPEFGTVMGGGRYNQLVERFMHQAIPCTGMSVGLDRLLAALGRLDLVQAPSTPVEALVVTMGNVPKAETLRVAQELRLAGIRTETFFASKKKMQMGNQLSHADHYGIPVAVIIGEDEIARGVVSVKDLEAGKAGREGIDDRDAYREAGKTGQVTVPRTTMVATVLACLGRTG encoded by the coding sequence ATGGCTGGGAAGACTCCCCTGGTGAAGGCGCAGACGTTGAAGGGGTTTCAGGATTTTCTCCCGGCCGGCGCGATGATGCGCGCGGGGGCCATGCGGCGGATCGAGGCGATTTTCCAGCAATATGGCTTCTCCCCCGTGGAAACGCCCGCGCTCGAATACCTCGACGTGCTGCTCGGCGCCGGGGGCGAGGAGACCAACAAGGAGCTATTCCGCCTCGAAAGCCCCGAGGGCGAGCCGATCGCGTTGCGCTTCGACCTCACGGTGCCGTTTGCGCGGCTGCTCGCGCAGTACCCCGACCAGATCAAGGCGCCCTTCCGCCGCTACGCGATGGGGCCGGTCTGGCGCGCCGACAAGCCGGGCCCGGGGCGCTTCCGGCAGTTCACGCAGGTGGATATCGACGCCGCCGGAGCCGCCACGGTCGCCGTGGACGCCGAGATCATCGCCGTGATGTGCGCGGTAATGGATGCCCTGGGCGCGCCCGAGTACCTGGTATTGATCAATAACCGGAAGCTCATCGACGCGCTCCTCGAGGATTGCGGCATCGTGGAGAGCGGTCGCCAGAAGCATGTGCTGCGCGTGATCGACAAGCTCGGCAAGGTGGGCGTTGAGAACGTGCGGCTTGAGCTGGGCGGCGGGCGCATCGACGATTCCGGCGACCCCATTCCCGGGGTACAGCTCCCGCCTGAGACGATAGAGCGGATACTCGGGTTTGTCGCTATCGGCGGCAATACGCGCGCGGCGGTGGTGGCCGGGATGCGCGCGGCGCTCTCCGGCAGCGCGCTGGCCACCGAGGGGCTGGCCGAAATGGAAGAGCTCGCGGAGTCGCTCGACGCCCTGGGCGTTGCGGACGCGCACACGCGGTTCGACCCGAGCCTGGCGCGTGGGCTGGATTACTATACCGGCCCGGTGTTCGAGATGATCTTGCCGGGGGCGCCGGAATTCGGCACGGTGATGGGCGGCGGGCGCTACAACCAGCTCGTCGAGCGGTTCATGCACCAGGCGATCCCCTGCACGGGCATGTCCGTCGGCCTCGATCGCCTGCTGGCCGCCCTGGGCCGGCTGGACCTCGTGCAGGCCCCCTCAACGCCGGTCGAGGCGCTTGTCGTGACGATGGGGAACGTGCCGAAGGCCGAGACCCTGCGGGTCGCCCAGGAGCTCCGCCTTGCCGGCATACGTACCGAGACGTTCTTCGCGAGCAAGAAGAAAATGCAGATGGGCAACCAGCTGAGCCACGCGGACCACTACGGGATCCCGGTTGCGGTTATCATTGGGGAAGACGAGATCGCGCGGGGTGTCGTGTCCGTCAAGGATCTTGAGGCGGGGAAGGCGGGCCGGGAAGGGATCGACGATCGGGACGCGTACCGCGAGGCGGGCAAGACCGGGCAGGTGACGGTGCCGCGTACCACGATGGTGGCGACGGTACTGGCGTGTCTTGGGCGCACGGGTTGA